The following proteins are encoded in a genomic region of Oryctolagus cuniculus chromosome 6, mOryCun1.1, whole genome shotgun sequence:
- the ADAM6 gene encoding cellular disintegrin ADAM 6d precursor (The RefSeq protein has 4 substitutions compared to this genomic sequence): protein MVLAEGQVTLLLLGLWVLLDPGQCSPGRPSWRYVSSEVVIPRKELHQGRGVQVAGWLSISLHFGGQRHVICMRSKKLIWARHLMMMTQDDQGALQMDYPYIPTDCYYLGHLEDIPLSTVTIDTCYGGLEGIMKLDDLAYEIKPLKDSNTFEHVVSQIVADRNATGPMYRLEHEDDFDPFFSEVNSSVAPKLSSFNHMYHMAQLKGQIQIAHEMYTVLNNISKCIQFSINMFSIIDSFLRGIGFRHYIALLNIYNQQEPVVMNDFRVPGGPIHAYYKANFHDIYRPSPSTLITRNAPNDDYQEPARYGTCGHHNLLIIGSQGRHYLLLAILTTHKIARQIGLAYDYSVCVCQRRATCLMRKFPEMTDSFSNCSFVHTQHIVSNRYIFTCYYFTDRTYMNKTLIQTRCGNFLVEEREQCDCGSFKHCYANACCQSDCRFTPGSICDKQQCCTNCTYSPTSTLCRPVMNICDLPEYCGGSTYTCPENFYLQDGTPCTEDGYCYRGNCSDPTMHCKEIFGQSAENGPADCYAINLNTFRFGHCRREQHQNVYHACAAQDKECGRLQCINVTQLPQLQDHVSFHQSVYNEFTCFGLDEHRSTGSTDAGRVRDGTPCGEGLFCLESRCNMTMLNLHYDCFPEKCSFRGLCNNNKNCHCHVGWDPPLCLSPGAGGSSQSGPPPRRMRTVTDSMEPILYLRVVFARVYCFIFALLFGVATNVRTIKTTIVQEQTVNEPQ from the coding sequence ATGGTGCTGGCAGAAGGACAGGTCACGCTGCTCCTGCTTGGGCTCTGGGTGCTCCTAGACCCAGGTCAGTGTTCCCCAGGCCGCCCCTCCTGGCGCTACGTCTCATCTGAGGTGGTGATTCCTCGGAAGGAGCTGCACCAGGGCAGAGGTGTTCAGGTAGCAGGCTGGCTCTCCTACAGCCTGCACTTTGGGGGCCAAAGACACGTCATCTGTATGCGGAGCAAGAAGCTTATTTGGGCCAGACACCTGATGATGATGACCCAAGATGACCAAGGAGCGTTGCAGATGGACTATCCTTACATTCCTACAGACTGTTACTACCTCGGCCACCTGGAAGACATTCCTCTGTCCACCGTCACCATTGACACGTGCTATGGGGGCCTGGAAGGCATCATGAAGTTGGATGACCTCGCCTATGAAATCAAACCCCTCAAGGACTCCAACACATTTGAACACGTTGTGTCTCAGATCGTGGCCGACCGCAATGCCACGGGACCCATGTACAGACTGGAACACGAGGACGATTTTGACCCCTTCTTCTCCGAGGTAAACAGTACTGTGGCTCCCAAGCTCTCTAGTTTCAACCACATGTACCACATGGCCCAATTGAAAGGTCAGATTCAAATAGCCCACGAAATGTATACGGTACTCAACAATATTTCAAAATGCATCCAATTTTCAATAAACATGTTTAGTATTATTGACAGTTTTCTGAGAGGAATTGGCTTTAGGCACTATATTGCTCTCCTAAACATATACAACCAGCAAGAGCCAGTCGTTATGAATGATTTTCGGGTTCCTGGCGGTCCAATCCATGCTTATTATAAAGCGAATTTTCATGACATCTACCGCCCTTCTCCATCGACATTGATTACAAGAAATGCACCAAATGATGATTACCAAGAACCCGCTAGGTATGGCACCTGTGGCCATCATAACTTGCTTATCATTGGTTCCCAGGGCAGACATTATCTCCTGTTGGCTATTTTAACTACACATAAAATTGCACGACAGATAGGGTTAGCATATGACtacagtgtctgtgtgtgccaGAGAAGAGCAACCTGCTTGATGAGGAAATTCCCTGAAATGACAGACTCGTTCAGTAACTGCTCTTTTGTCCATACACAACATATAGTTTCAAACAGATATATTTTTACATGCTATTACTTCACAGATAGGACGTACATGAATAAAACCCTGATACAGACGCGCTGTGGAAACTTTTTAGTGGAAGAAAGGGAGCAATGTGATTGTGGCTCCTTCAAGCATTGTTATGCCAATGCATGCTGTCAAAGCGACTGTCGCTTCACACCTGGAAGTATTTGTGATAAACAACAATGCTGCACAAACTGCACCTACTCCCCCACTTCAACCCTCTGCAGACCTGTCATGAACATATGTGATCTTCCAGAGTACTGTGGGGGGTCCACCTACACATGccctgaaaatttttatttgcaagacgGAACCCCGTGCACTGAAGATGGTTACTGCTACAGAGGGAACTGCTCTGACCCCACTATGCACTGCAAGGAGATCTTTGGTCAAAGTGCTGAGAATGGTCCTGCGGATTGCTATGCCATAAATCTCAACACCTTCCGATTTGGACATTGTAGAAGAGAGCAACATCAGAACGTTTACCATGCTTGTGCTGCACAAGACAAGGAGTGTGGAAGGCTACAGTGCATCAATGTCACCCAGCTTCCTCAGTTGCAGGATCATGTTTCATTCCATCAGTCTGTGTACAATGAGTTCACCTGTTTTGGACTGGATGAACACCGGTCAACAGGATCAACTGATGCTGGACGTGTGAGAGATGGTACTCCCTGTGGGGAAGGACTTTTCTGTCTTGAGAGCAGATGCAACATGACTATGCTTAACCTGCATTACGACTGTTTCCCTGAGAAGTGCAGTTTTAGAGGACTTTGCAACAATAACAAGAATTGCCACTGCCATGTTGGCTGGGACCCCCCACTGTGCCTGAGTCAGGGTGCTGGTGGGAGCTCACAAAGCGGGCCCCCTCCAAGGAGAATGCGCACAGTCACAGATAGCATGGAGCCAATTCTTTATTTAAGAGTGGTCTTTGCTCgtgtttattgttttatttttgcactGCTCTTTGGGGTAGCCACTAATGTGCGAACGATTAAGACTACCATTGTCCAGGAACAAACAGTTCCTGAGCCACAGTAA